One Mycolicibacterium crocinum DNA window includes the following coding sequences:
- a CDS encoding DUF2254 domain-containing protein, protein MFTVFRGARQRRAVLVDAIRSRLWPVPAIGVVLAVALGVALPELDTAADEHMPETLAGYLFGGGADGAREVLAAVATSLMTVTSLTFSLTLVTLQLASSQYSPRLLRTFASDPFVQRTLALFLATFAYALTVLRTIRNATDDSAAFVPRISVTFAYLLATASVLGLVLFLGHLVRQIRIETMLDHVSADVLDTVCRTAAPLDEEVASVPRLPRIPGHVIVAETSGFLTQIDEEDLLAAASEADALVSLDRPVGSGIVANVPIAFCWPAADSGELDEDRLASLRKRVAGAVHTGVERTATQDIGYGLRQLTDVAIRALSPGINDPTTAIHALQSCTTVLCEMAGYRLGPRVLSDDDGVARVVLPRPDLPELLDLVCTQPQIYGERDPLVMGGLLVLLRDLAWVVRLPEHRQAVADRCRRLRASIAAQQFDSAERTDLDRLATQVAKALDRHWTPTIA, encoded by the coding sequence GTGTTCACAGTCTTTCGGGGTGCCCGGCAGCGCCGGGCCGTGCTTGTCGACGCCATCCGAAGCCGGCTGTGGCCGGTACCCGCAATCGGGGTGGTCCTCGCCGTCGCACTCGGGGTCGCGCTTCCAGAGTTGGACACTGCGGCCGACGAACACATGCCGGAGACGCTGGCCGGCTATCTGTTCGGCGGCGGCGCCGACGGCGCCCGGGAAGTGTTGGCGGCCGTCGCGACGTCGTTGATGACCGTCACCTCGCTGACCTTCTCGTTGACCTTGGTGACGTTGCAGTTGGCCAGCAGCCAGTACTCGCCTCGGCTGCTGCGTACCTTTGCCTCCGACCCGTTCGTGCAACGGACGCTTGCTCTGTTCCTCGCGACCTTTGCCTACGCGCTCACTGTGTTGCGCACGATCCGCAACGCCACCGACGATTCGGCGGCGTTCGTCCCGCGGATCTCGGTCACCTTCGCTTATCTGCTGGCGACGGCCAGCGTGCTGGGTTTGGTGTTGTTCCTCGGACATCTGGTCCGCCAGATCCGCATCGAAACGATGCTCGACCACGTCTCGGCGGACGTCCTGGACACTGTCTGCCGGACGGCGGCACCGCTGGATGAGGAAGTTGCGAGTGTGCCGCGGCTGCCGCGCATTCCCGGTCACGTCATCGTCGCGGAGACCTCGGGGTTTCTCACCCAGATCGACGAGGAGGACCTGCTCGCTGCTGCCAGTGAGGCGGACGCTCTGGTATCGCTGGATCGCCCGGTCGGCAGCGGCATCGTGGCGAACGTGCCAATCGCGTTCTGCTGGCCGGCGGCCGACTCCGGCGAGCTCGATGAGGACCGCCTCGCGTCGCTTCGAAAGCGTGTTGCGGGTGCTGTGCACACCGGTGTCGAACGGACCGCAACTCAGGACATCGGTTACGGCTTGCGGCAGCTGACCGACGTCGCGATCCGCGCGCTGTCGCCGGGGATCAACGACCCCACCACCGCCATCCATGCGCTGCAGTCCTGCACCACGGTGCTCTGTGAGATGGCCGGTTACCGGCTCGGACCGCGGGTTCTGAGCGACGACGACGGTGTCGCCCGGGTGGTGTTGCCCCGCCCGGACCTTCCCGAGCTACTCGACCTGGTCTGCACCCAGCCGCAGATCTACGGGGAGCGCGATCCGCTGGTGATGGGCGGCCTTCTGGTCCTTCTGCGAGACCTTGCCTGGGTGGTGCGGCTGCCCGAGCATCGCCAAGCCGTTGCGGACCGATGCCGGCGGCTGCGTGCAAGTATCGCGGCTCAGCAGTTCGACTCCGCCGAACGAACCGACCTTGATCGGCTGGCGACTCAGGTCGCCAAGGCCCTCGACCGCCATTGGACTCCGACGATTGCGTAA
- a CDS encoding DUF3253 domain-containing protein, with product MTDVGSRLRTAILTMTSERAPRTICPSDAARAVDPDNWRELMEQTRDLARELARSGEVVITQKGEELDPDGQWRGPIRIRRAGT from the coding sequence ATGACTGACGTCGGCAGTCGGCTCCGCACTGCGATCCTGACGATGACGAGCGAGCGCGCTCCGCGGACGATCTGCCCATCCGATGCCGCCCGGGCCGTCGACCCGGACAACTGGCGCGAGCTGATGGAGCAGACCCGCGATCTCGCCCGCGAGCTGGCGCGCAGCGGTGAAGTCGTGATCACGCAGAAGGGTGAGGAGCTCGATCCGGACGGACAGTGGCGCGGACCGATCAGGATCCGACGAGCCGGCACCTGA
- a CDS encoding long-chain-fatty-acid--CoA ligase produces MQPPEPRFLDDRPAYWAQRKPDSEAISYLGRSWTWAQWDDRIRRLAGALVERGIGRGDVVAFLDKNHPACVELTLAAASIGAATAVINFRLAADEMDYVLNDCGAKLLIVGTELKDAIDKIRDKLVHVTEVIEVTPEGTDGDEYEALLASASPVGHAADVDPDDAVLIMYSSGTTGRPKGVTLSHRNVLAHTINAGIFEFEDDDKNLVAMPLFHVGGSAYVQYGIHAGIPTIMTRDVEGASLAGAILAGANRTFLVPAVLGKVLESGDDAVKLFSALRTFVYGASPMPPALLKSALKAWPETDFIQVYGLTEVCGAITQLSPEVHRDESRPERLVSAGQPAREVEVRVVDTDTLAEVPVGQPGELWFRTPQLMIGYHNKPEATASAITEDGWFRTGDIGRVDEDGFVFVEDRLKDMIISGGENIYSVEVERVLTDHPAVLDAAVFGIPDEKWGESVKAVVELSLGGETSEEELIAWCRERLAHYKCPRSVEISEALPRNPTGKLLKRDLRTPYWENRGRAI; encoded by the coding sequence ATGCAACCACCCGAACCACGCTTCCTCGACGACCGGCCGGCGTATTGGGCACAGCGCAAGCCCGACAGTGAGGCCATCAGTTACCTGGGCCGCAGCTGGACCTGGGCGCAGTGGGACGACCGGATCCGCCGGCTGGCCGGCGCGCTGGTCGAGCGTGGCATCGGCCGCGGGGACGTGGTGGCGTTCCTGGACAAGAACCACCCGGCGTGTGTGGAGCTGACGCTGGCGGCGGCCTCGATCGGCGCGGCCACCGCCGTGATCAACTTCCGGCTGGCCGCCGACGAGATGGATTACGTCCTCAACGACTGCGGTGCCAAGCTGCTGATCGTCGGCACCGAGCTCAAGGACGCCATCGACAAGATCCGCGACAAACTCGTCCACGTCACGGAGGTCATCGAGGTCACGCCCGAGGGCACCGATGGTGACGAGTACGAGGCCTTGCTGGCCTCGGCCAGCCCGGTCGGGCACGCCGCCGACGTCGACCCCGATGACGCCGTGCTGATCATGTACTCCTCAGGCACCACCGGTCGCCCCAAGGGCGTCACGCTCTCGCACCGAAATGTGTTGGCGCACACCATCAATGCTGGCATTTTCGAATTCGAAGACGACGACAAGAACCTGGTGGCGATGCCGCTGTTCCATGTCGGTGGGTCGGCCTATGTGCAGTACGGCATCCATGCCGGAATTCCGACGATCATGACGCGCGACGTTGAAGGAGCCTCGCTGGCCGGGGCGATCCTGGCCGGTGCCAATCGCACCTTCCTGGTGCCCGCCGTGCTGGGCAAGGTGCTGGAGTCCGGTGACGACGCGGTCAAGCTGTTCAGCGCGCTACGGACGTTCGTCTACGGCGCGTCGCCGATGCCGCCCGCACTGCTGAAGTCGGCGCTGAAAGCTTGGCCCGAGACCGATTTCATCCAGGTGTACGGCCTGACCGAGGTGTGCGGTGCGATCACCCAGCTCTCGCCGGAGGTGCATCGCGACGAATCCCGCCCCGAGCGGTTGGTCAGCGCCGGCCAGCCGGCCCGCGAGGTGGAGGTGCGGGTGGTCGACACCGATACCCTGGCCGAGGTTCCGGTCGGCCAGCCCGGCGAATTGTGGTTCCGCACACCGCAGTTGATGATCGGCTACCACAACAAGCCGGAGGCGACTGCGTCGGCGATCACCGAGGACGGCTGGTTCCGGACCGGCGACATCGGCCGGGTCGACGAGGACGGTTTCGTATTCGTCGAGGACCGCCTCAAGGACATGATCATCTCCGGCGGCGAGAACATCTACTCCGTCGAGGTCGAGCGGGTGCTCACCGATCATCCCGCGGTGCTCGACGCCGCGGTGTTCGGCATTCCCGACGAGAAGTGGGGTGAGTCGGTCAAGGCGGTCGTCGAATTGTCGCTTGGCGGAGAGACTTCCGAGGAGGAGCTGATCGCGTGGTGTCGCGAGCGGCTGGCTCACTACAAGTGCCCGCGCAGCGTGGAGATCTCCGAGGCGCTGCCGCGTAACCCCACCGGCAAGCTACTCAAGCGCGACCTGCGCACGCCGTACTGGGAGAACCGCGGTCGCGCGATCTGA
- a CDS encoding o-succinylbenzoate synthase, producing the protein MAVALDDLLDRLHVLALPMRVRFRGIMVREVALIDGPAGWGEFGAFVEYEPPEAAHWLASGIESSYGSGPSVVRDVVPINATVPAVPAEQVPEVLARFPGTRTAKVKVAESGQTLADDVARVNAVRAVISTVRVDANGGWTVEEAVAAAAALTADGPLEYLEQPCKTVPELAEVRRRVDVAVAADESIRKAADPLAVVHARAADIAVLKVPPLGGVRALLDIAADIDIPVVISSALDTAVGIAAGLAAAAALPRLEHACGLGTGGLFVEDVAEIVPVDGGLPVGDVVPDPARLAGLAAPADRRDWWIERVRACFPLL; encoded by the coding sequence ATGGCGGTTGCGCTGGACGACCTGCTGGACCGGTTGCACGTTCTCGCGCTGCCGATGCGGGTTCGCTTCCGCGGCATCATGGTTCGCGAGGTGGCTCTGATCGACGGGCCGGCCGGCTGGGGTGAGTTCGGTGCGTTCGTCGAGTACGAGCCGCCGGAGGCCGCGCACTGGCTGGCCTCCGGCATCGAATCTTCCTACGGCTCAGGACCTTCCGTAGTACGGGACGTGGTGCCGATCAACGCGACGGTGCCCGCGGTGCCTGCTGAACAGGTGCCGGAGGTGCTGGCGCGCTTTCCCGGGACGCGCACGGCGAAGGTGAAGGTGGCCGAGTCGGGCCAGACCCTGGCCGACGACGTCGCGCGCGTGAATGCCGTGCGCGCCGTGATCTCCACCGTGCGGGTGGACGCCAACGGCGGGTGGACGGTCGAGGAGGCGGTGGCTGCCGCGGCCGCGCTGACTGCCGATGGTCCGCTGGAATACCTTGAGCAGCCCTGTAAGACGGTGCCGGAACTGGCCGAGGTGCGCCGCCGGGTGGACGTCGCGGTGGCCGCCGATGAAAGCATCCGCAAGGCCGCCGACCCGCTGGCCGTGGTGCACGCTCGCGCGGCCGACATCGCCGTGCTGAAGGTGCCGCCGCTCGGGGGTGTGCGCGCGCTGCTGGACATCGCCGCCGACATCGACATCCCGGTGGTGATTTCCAGCGCGCTGGACACCGCGGTCGGCATCGCGGCCGGACTGGCCGCGGCGGCCGCGCTGCCGCGGCTGGAGCATGCCTGCGGACTGGGCACCGGCGGACTGTTCGTCGAGGACGTCGCCGAGATCGTGCCTGTCGACGGTGGCTTGCCCGTCGGTGACGTCGTGCCCGACCCGGCGCGCCTGGCCGGGCTCGCCGCGCCGGCCGACCGCCGCGACTGGTGGATCGAGCGGGTGCGAGCCTGCTTCCCGCTGCTGTGA
- a CDS encoding TetR family transcriptional regulator: MGRWEPDAQGRLQQAAMALYTERGFDQTTVAEIAERAGLTERTFFRYFADKREVLFGGQRQLLEQLTNGVVAAPDSAAPLDAISAALQEAAAIFDDRRDGARERQAVIDANPALQERERTKRFALAAAMADGLVSRGVAETTARLTAEAGAAVFQLAFEQWLADGTHDLAYFVRRAVADLKASL, from the coding sequence ATGGGCCGCTGGGAGCCGGATGCGCAGGGCCGCCTGCAACAGGCGGCCATGGCGCTGTACACCGAGCGCGGATTCGACCAGACGACGGTGGCCGAGATCGCCGAGCGGGCCGGGCTGACCGAACGCACTTTCTTCCGCTACTTCGCCGACAAGCGTGAAGTGCTCTTCGGCGGGCAGCGTCAGCTGCTCGAGCAGCTGACGAACGGTGTTGTGGCAGCACCTGATTCAGCCGCTCCCCTGGACGCGATCAGCGCGGCGTTGCAGGAGGCGGCCGCGATCTTCGACGACCGGCGCGACGGGGCACGCGAGCGCCAAGCGGTGATCGACGCCAACCCGGCGCTGCAGGAGCGCGAGCGGACCAAGCGCTTCGCCCTGGCCGCCGCGATGGCCGACGGACTAGTCAGCCGCGGTGTCGCCGAGACGACGGCCCGTTTGACCGCCGAGGCGGGGGCGGCGGTGTTCCAACTGGCCTTCGAACAGTGGCTCGCCGACGGCACGCACGACCTGGCTTACTTCGTGCGCCGCGCGGTCGCCGATCTGAAGGCGAGTTTGTAG
- a CDS encoding SDR family oxidoreductase — MKIFVTGASGWVGSAVVPELLAAGHHVLGLARSEASAQKLAATGADVHRGDLNDLDSLRSGATDADGVIHLAFHHDFDNFTNAGELDRNAITALGETLAGSGRPLVVTSGTAGHAPGQILTEDQPANPQSPRISESAALAFADRDVRVSIVRLAPTVHGNGDYGFIPVLIDVARAKGVSAFPGDGANRWSAVHRDDAAVLFRLAAESAEAGTILHAVGEQAVTTRDIAENFGRHLGVPVTSVAPEAAFDHFGWIGAFFGVDMPASSAVTRERFGWQPTNIGLLDDLDQGHYFAAEVSRR, encoded by the coding sequence ATGAAGATTTTCGTGACCGGTGCATCCGGCTGGGTCGGCTCGGCGGTCGTGCCCGAGTTGCTCGCCGCCGGCCATCATGTGCTTGGTCTGGCCCGCTCCGAGGCGTCCGCCCAGAAGCTCGCCGCCACCGGCGCCGACGTCCATCGCGGCGACCTGAACGATCTGGACAGTCTGCGCAGTGGCGCGACAGACGCCGACGGCGTCATCCACCTCGCCTTCCACCACGACTTCGACAACTTCACCAACGCGGGCGAGCTCGACCGCAACGCGATCACCGCCCTCGGTGAGACGCTCGCCGGTTCTGGCCGGCCCCTGGTCGTCACCAGCGGCACCGCCGGACATGCGCCCGGCCAGATCCTCACCGAAGACCAGCCCGCCAACCCGCAGTCGCCGCGCATCTCCGAGTCCGCGGCGCTGGCATTCGCCGACCGCGATGTGCGCGTGTCTATCGTGCGACTGGCGCCGACGGTGCACGGCAACGGCGACTACGGGTTCATCCCCGTGCTGATCGACGTGGCCCGCGCCAAAGGCGTCTCGGCTTTTCCGGGCGACGGCGCCAATCGGTGGTCGGCGGTACACCGGGACGATGCCGCGGTGCTCTTCCGGCTCGCCGCCGAGTCCGCGGAGGCCGGGACCATTCTGCATGCTGTCGGCGAGCAAGCAGTCACCACCCGCGACATCGCCGAGAACTTCGGCCGCCACCTCGGCGTGCCGGTCACCAGCGTCGCGCCGGAGGCTGCATTCGACCACTTCGGTTGGATCGGAGCATTTTTCGGTGTCGACATGCCGGCCAGCAGCGCCGTCACCCGCGAGCGATTCGGCTGGCAGCCGACCAACATCGGGCTACTCGACGACCTCGATCAAGGTCACTACTTCGCCGCCGAAGTCAGCCGTCGATAG
- a CDS encoding GlxA family transcriptional regulator, with protein MARSVVILGFPGVQALDLVGPHDVFTGAAMLTEGGYRVTVASRDGLPVTTNTSLAFVAEAMPDPQDIDTLVLPGGAGVDDARRDPATMAWIRTAAANSRRVVSVCTGSFLAAQAGLLDGCRATTHWAFADRMAREFPDVTVDREPIFLRSSATVWTAAGVTSGIDLSLALVEDDYGTEVAQTVARYLVLYLRRPGGQTQFAAPVWMPRARRQPIREVQEAIEAEPGASHSITDLARRAAMSPRHFTRVFTDEVGEAPGAYVERVRTEAARRQLEETDDTVVTIAARCGFGTSETMRRNFIRRVGISPDQYRKTFV; from the coding sequence ATGGCGCGATCGGTGGTGATCCTCGGGTTCCCGGGCGTGCAGGCGCTGGACCTGGTCGGGCCGCATGACGTGTTCACCGGGGCCGCGATGCTCACCGAGGGCGGATACCGGGTCACCGTCGCCTCGCGCGACGGCCTGCCGGTGACCACCAACACGAGTCTGGCGTTCGTCGCCGAGGCGATGCCCGACCCGCAGGACATCGACACCCTGGTCCTGCCCGGCGGTGCAGGTGTCGACGACGCCCGACGTGACCCCGCGACCATGGCGTGGATCCGCACAGCAGCCGCCAACTCCCGGCGCGTCGTCAGCGTCTGTACCGGGTCGTTCCTGGCTGCCCAGGCCGGACTGCTCGACGGCTGCCGCGCCACCACGCACTGGGCGTTCGCCGACCGGATGGCCCGCGAGTTCCCCGATGTGACCGTCGACCGCGAGCCGATCTTCCTGCGCAGCTCGGCCACCGTCTGGACGGCGGCCGGGGTGACGTCGGGCATCGACCTCTCCTTGGCTCTCGTCGAGGACGACTACGGCACCGAGGTCGCCCAGACCGTCGCGCGCTACCTGGTGCTCTATCTGCGCCGCCCCGGTGGACAGACGCAGTTCGCCGCGCCGGTGTGGATGCCGCGAGCACGCCGCCAGCCGATCCGTGAGGTCCAAGAGGCCATCGAAGCCGAACCCGGTGCATCCCATAGCATTACCGACCTCGCTCGTCGCGCGGCGATGAGCCCGCGCCACTTCACCCGGGTGTTCACCGACGAGGTGGGGGAGGCGCCCGGTGCCTACGTCGAGCGGGTTCGCACCGAAGCCGCCCGCCGTCAGCTCGAAGAGACCGACGACACCGTCGTCACCATCGCCGCACGCTGTGGTTTCGGAACATCGGAAACCATGCGCCGCAACTTCATTCGCCGGGTCGGCATCTCACCCGACCAATACCGCAAGACGTTCGTATAA
- a CDS encoding DJ-1/PfpI family protein, which yields MQIAIVLYPGFTALDFIGPYEVLRWLPDAEVRFLWHEPGPITADSGVLVVGATHSFDETPTPDVILVPGGMTTMEHARDEKLLEWVRRAHRTSKWTTSVCSGSVILAAAGLLKGKRATSHWAALTALKTLGVTPVKDERVVHEGDIVTSAGVSAGIDLALWLAGQIGGEERAKAIQLSMEYDPQPPFDSGHMSKASASTKATATALMAKEIANPTQLKAMTGLLWTGAIDAARSRARRRGRVKTRVAE from the coding sequence ATGCAGATCGCCATCGTGCTCTATCCCGGTTTCACCGCCCTGGATTTCATCGGGCCCTACGAGGTGCTGCGCTGGCTGCCCGACGCCGAGGTTCGCTTCCTGTGGCACGAACCTGGTCCGATCACCGCGGACTCCGGTGTGCTGGTCGTCGGCGCAACCCATTCCTTCGACGAAACCCCGACTCCTGACGTCATTCTCGTGCCCGGCGGCATGACGACGATGGAGCATGCCCGCGATGAGAAGCTGCTCGAGTGGGTCCGCCGAGCACACCGGACCTCGAAGTGGACGACGTCGGTCTGCTCGGGATCGGTGATCCTGGCGGCCGCCGGACTGCTCAAGGGCAAGCGGGCGACGTCGCACTGGGCGGCGCTCACCGCGCTCAAGACCCTCGGGGTCACGCCGGTCAAGGACGAGCGGGTGGTTCACGAAGGCGACATCGTCACCAGCGCGGGCGTATCGGCGGGCATCGACCTCGCGCTGTGGCTGGCCGGCCAGATCGGCGGCGAGGAGCGCGCCAAGGCGATTCAGCTGTCGATGGAGTACGACCCGCAACCGCCGTTCGACTCCGGGCACATGTCGAAGGCCTCGGCGAGCACCAAGGCCACCGCCACCGCACTGATGGCGAAAGAGATCGCCAACCCCACCCAGCTCAAGGCGATGACGGGGCTGCTGTGGACCGGCGCGATCGATGCCG